Below is a window of Microbacterium saperdae DNA.
CCCAGGCGCCGCAGGCCGACAGCCACGTTCAGCGCTGCACCGCCGACCAGCTCGCGCACACCGGAATCGTCACGGATCTCGTCGATCAGGGCATCGCCGATCACGACCACGGAACCGGCAGGAGAAGTCACGTTGCTCACCCGCCGACACTACCGCGCCGGGGAGGGCGCGGGGGAATGCCGCGATCCTTCCCCACCCCTGCCGCTCCGGGCAGTACGGTGTGGCCATGAACGTCCGACTCGCCGGTGCCGCCGCTGCTCTCGCCCTGATCGCCGCGCTCGCTGCGTGCGCCCCGCAGACAGGTGGTGACGGCGCCGAGCCGTCCTCGAGCCCCGACGCATCCGAGACGGACGGTCCGGACACGACCGAGTCCCCCTCCCCCAGCCCGACGCCGTCTGTCGCTCCGATCGCCCTGCCGAGCGACTGCCGCGCGATCCTCTCGGACGACGTGCTGGCGCAGCTCGACGGCATCCCTCTCAACGACGCCGCCTTCGGCCCCTCGGGTGTCGGCAGCGACGGCACGCTCACCTGCATCTGGGGCGATCCCGGCGCCGACACGACGGGGCTCACGACGACGATCTCGAAGATGAACCGCGGCCCGGCGCTCGATATGCTGAATGCGCTGGCCGACGACGAGGGCTTCTCCTGCTTCACGCCCGACGGCGGTACCCGCTGTGAGAAGACCTGGCCGAACGCGCAGTATCCCGTCACCGACGGCCGTACCCTGTTCTGGCGCCAGGACGTGCTGATCGACACCCGCTACTCGAACCTCGCCCCCACGGGCTACACCTCCGCGATCGTGGCGAGTCTGTTCGACTGATCGCGTCACCCGTTCGGGCGGGGTTCTCGGGTTCGGGAGGAGACAGGCGGCTGGACCCTCCTCCCGAACCGGAGATCTCCTCCCGACGGCGAGACCGACGGGACTTCGGACACGAAGAAGGCCCCAGGCGAATCGCCTGGGGCCTTCTCAGTCACTCAGTACTCAGTTATGTCGCGACTTCGTCGCTCGACAAACTTCAATCGGCTCGGCCGGACGAGCAAGCTCGCCGGCTCTCGCCTCAATCAGTTGTAGGTACCGGGGGTGATGTCGTCCGTCGAGAACGCGTCGAAGTCGACGTAGCCGAAGTCGCCGTCCGCGTACGCGCCGTCGGATGCGAAGATCCGGTTCGGGTAGCGCTCGCTCTTGGCTTCCTCGGTGGCCTCGACCGTGACGTCGCGGTACTTCGAGAGACCGGTTCCGGCGGGGATGAGCTTTCCGATGATGACGTTCTCCTTGAGACCGACCAGCGGGTCGCGCTTGCCCTCCATGGCGGCCTGCGTGAGCACGCGGGTCGTCTCCTGGAAGGACGCAGCGGACAGCCACGACTCGGTCGCGAGCGACGCCTTCGTGATACCCATCAGCTCCGGACGGCCGGACGCGGGGCGCTTGCCCTCTGCCACAGCCTCGCGGTTGATCGTCTGGTAGCGCTTGAGATCGACCATCTCACCCGGCAGCAGAGTCGTGTCGGCGTGATCGACGACGGTGACCTTGCGGAGCATCTGGCGGACGATGACCTCGATGTGCTTGTCGTGGATCGGCACACCCTGCGAGCGGTACACGCCCTGGACGCCGCCGACGAGGTAACGCTGCACCTCGCGAGCACCCATGACGCGCATGATCTCCTTGGGGTCCAGCGTTCCGACCAGGATCGGCTGACCGACGGTGACGTGCTGTCCATCCTCGACGAGAAGCGTCGCACGCTTCAGCACCGGGTAGATGACGGGCTCGTCGCCGCTGTCGGGCGTCAGGATGACCTTCTTGCCCTTGTCGGTCTCGTCGATCGTGATGCGACCGTCGGCCTCGGAGATCGGGGACGCACCCTTGGGGGTACGAGCCTCGAAGAGCTCCTGCACACGGGGAAGACCCTGCGTGATGTCATCCGCCGATGCCGAACCACCCGTGTGGAAGGTACGCATCGTCAGCTGGGTACCGGGCTCACCGATCGACTGTGCCGCGATGATGCCGACGGCCTCGCCGATGTCGACGGTCTTACCCGTCGCCAGGGAACGTCCGTAGCACTGCGCGCAGACACCGACGGCGGAGTCGCAGGTCAGGACCGAGCGCACCTTGATGGTCTCGACACCCGCCGCGACCAGCTTGTCGATCAGCACGTCGCCGACGTCTTCACCGGCATCGGCGAGAACGTCGCCGTTGCTGTCGATGACGGCGGAGGAGAGCGTACGAGCGAACACCGAGTTCTCGACGTTGGCGTCGCGAACCAGCGTGCCGGTCGAGTCCACCGCAGCGATCGGGAGCTCGAGGCCCTTCGACGTGCCGCAGTTGTCCTCGCGGATGATGACGTCCTGCGAGACATCCACCAGACGACGGGTCAGGTAACCCGAGTCGGCGGTACGCAGAGCGGTGTCGGCCAGACCCTTACGGGTACCGTGCGTCGCGATGAAGTACTCCGCCACCGACAGACCCTCGCGGTACGAGGAGATGATCGGACGCGGGATGATCTCACCCTTGGGGTTGTTCACCAGACCACGCATACCGGCGATGTTCCGGATCTGCAGCCAGTTACCACGAGCACCCGACGACACCATGCGGTTGATGGTGTTGTCCTCGGGGAAGTTGGCCTTCATGGCCGCCTGAACCTCGTCGGTCGCCTCGGTCCAGATCTTGATGAGCTCCTGGCGACGCTCCGAGTCGGTCGTGAGACCCTTCTCGTACTGCGACTGGACCTTCGCGGCCTGCTTCTCGTAGCCCGCGACGATCTCCGCCTTGTTCGGCGGGGTCAGGATGTCGCTCAGGGCGACGGTCACACCGGAGCGCGTGGCCCAGTAGAAGCCGGCGTCCTTGATGCGGTCCAGCGATGCAGCGGTCTCGACCTTGGGGTACTCCTCGGCCAGCTTGTTGACGATCTGCGACAGCTTGTTCTTGTCTGCCTGCTCGCGGACGAACGGGTAGCCCTTCGGCAGCGTGTCGTTGAAGATCGCCTGACCCAGCGAGGCGTCCACGAGACCGTGTCGCTCGTAGCCCTCGGGGGCTTCGCCCTCGAGGAACGTCAGACCGGGGATGCGGATGCGGATCTTCGCCTGCAGGTCGAGGGTTCCCTCGTCCTTGGCCAGGATCGCCTCGCCCACCGAACCGAATGCACGGCCCTCACCGGCTGCGCCCGCCTTGACCGTGGTCAGGTGGTGCAGACCGATGATCATGTCCTGCGAAGGCAGGGTGACCGGGCGTCCGTCGGACGGCTTCAGGATGTTGTTCGAGGCGAGCATCAGCACGCGGGCCTCGGCCTGAGCCTCGACCGACAGCGGCAGGTGCACAGCCATCTGGTCACCGTCGAAGTCGGCGTTGAACGCGGCGCAGACGAGCGGGTGCAGCTGGATGGCCTTACCCTCGACGAGCTGCGGCTCGAACGCCTGGATGCCGAGGCGGTGCAGCGTGGGTGCACGGTTCAGCAGAACCGGACGCTCACGGATGATCTCCTCGAGCACGTCCCAGACCTCGGGACGGGTGCGCTCGACGGCACGCTTGGCGGCCTTGATGTTCTGCGAGTGACCGAGGTCGATCAGACGCTTGATGACGAACGGCTTGAAGAGCTCCAGAGCCATCTGCTTGGGCAGACCACACTGGTGCAGCTTCAGCTGCGGGCCGACGATGATGACCGAACGGCCGGAGTAGTCGACGCGCTTGCCGAGCAGGTTCTGACGGAAACGACCCTGCTTACCCTTGAGCATGTCGCTGAGCGACTTCAGGGCGCGGTTGCCGGTACCGGTGACGGGACGACCACGGCGACCGTTGTCGAACAGTGCGTCGACGGCCTCCTGCAGCATGCGCTTCTCGTTGTTGACGATGATCTCGGGGGCACCGAGGTCGATCAGACGACGAAGACGGTTGTTGCGGTTGATCACACGACGGTAGAGGTCGTTGAGGTCGGAGGTCGCGAAGCGGCCACCGTCGAGCTGCACCATCGGGCGCAGCTCCGGCGGGATCACCGGAACGACGTCGAGGACCATGGCGGCCGGGCTCATGCCGGTCTCCAGGAACGAGCTGACGACCTTCAGGCGCTTGATCGCGCGGATCTTGCGCTGACCCTTGCCCTCGGAGATCTGCAGGCGCAGGTTCTCCGCCTCGGCGACGAGGTCGAAGGCCGCGAGGCGACGCTGGATCGACTCGGCGCCCATGTAGGCCTCGAAGTACTGACCGAAACGGTCCTGCAGCTCGTGGAAGACGTCAT
It encodes the following:
- the rpoC gene encoding DNA-directed RNA polymerase subunit beta', translating into MLESNTFDELRIGLATADHIRAWSYGEVKKPETINYRTLKPEKDGLFGEQIFGPSRDWECACGKYKRVRFKGIVCERCGVEVTKSSVRRERMGHIELAAPVTHIWYFKGVPSRLGYLLDMAPKDLEKVIYFAAYMVISVDEDARHRDLGTQENNIRLELKTLGDRRDSKIAERLARLEEELAALEAEGAKADVKKKVKDAAEKEMSLIRKGADEAIAKLERVWEDFRTLEVGALRPEDDVFHELQDRFGQYFEAYMGAESIQRRLAAFDLVAEAENLRLQISEGKGQRKIRAIKRLKVVSSFLETGMSPAAMVLDVVPVIPPELRPMVQLDGGRFATSDLNDLYRRVINRNNRLRRLIDLGAPEIIVNNEKRMLQEAVDALFDNGRRGRPVTGTGNRALKSLSDMLKGKQGRFRQNLLGKRVDYSGRSVIIVGPQLKLHQCGLPKQMALELFKPFVIKRLIDLGHSQNIKAAKRAVERTRPEVWDVLEEIIRERPVLLNRAPTLHRLGIQAFEPQLVEGKAIQLHPLVCAAFNADFDGDQMAVHLPLSVEAQAEARVLMLASNNILKPSDGRPVTLPSQDMIIGLHHLTTVKAGAAGEGRAFGSVGEAILAKDEGTLDLQAKIRIRIPGLTFLEGEAPEGYERHGLVDASLGQAIFNDTLPKGYPFVREQADKNKLSQIVNKLAEEYPKVETAASLDRIKDAGFYWATRSGVTVALSDILTPPNKAEIVAGYEKQAAKVQSQYEKGLTTDSERRQELIKIWTEATDEVQAAMKANFPEDNTINRMVSSGARGNWLQIRNIAGMRGLVNNPKGEIIPRPIISSYREGLSVAEYFIATHGTRKGLADTALRTADSGYLTRRLVDVSQDVIIREDNCGTSKGLELPIAAVDSTGTLVRDANVENSVFARTLSSAVIDSNGDVLADAGEDVGDVLIDKLVAAGVETIKVRSVLTCDSAVGVCAQCYGRSLATGKTVDIGEAVGIIAAQSIGEPGTQLTMRTFHTGGSASADDITQGLPRVQELFEARTPKGASPISEADGRITIDETDKGKKVILTPDSGDEPVIYPVLKRATLLVEDGQHVTVGQPILVGTLDPKEIMRVMGAREVQRYLVGGVQGVYRSQGVPIHDKHIEVIVRQMLRKVTVVDHADTTLLPGEMVDLKRYQTINREAVAEGKRPASGRPELMGITKASLATESWLSAASFQETTRVLTQAAMEGKRDPLVGLKENVIIGKLIPAGTGLSKYRDVTVEATEEAKSERYPNRIFASDGAYADGDFGYVDFDAFSTDDITPGTYN